A region from the Bacillus thuringiensis genome encodes:
- a CDS encoding DUF4046 domain-containing protein has protein sequence MLMKEVAIEDIYQEILDGKRNKFPPNTWKEDKDNKMARRVITYLLNSILKWNKEDIRINWNTKLIVKYRLRGLLKHRYENSPFKAINDLYPNQFKEWEFGMTPLNFWTKEKALTILKWIIEEKEGLSQEKILGVYGKKWLEKNKLSAPLAMYWNSSPYAMINDLYPRRFKEWEFGMTPNNFWTKEKALEALKWTIEEKERLTPKQLLDIYNIKWLKTHGLASVCQLFWGNSPFRMINDLYRDRFKEWEFRVTPVGYWSKRKALEALRWTIEEKEKLDEKQLLKVFNQKWLIKQKLWTPLKRYWKGSPYEMLIALYPNRFSKNMLKGYM, from the coding sequence TTGTTAATGAAAGAAGTTGCTATAGAAGATATTTATCAGGAAATATTAGATGGAAAAAGAAATAAATTTCCTCCAAATACATGGAAAGAAGATAAAGATAATAAAATGGCGCGGAGGGTAATAACTTATTTACTTAACAGTATTTTAAAATGGAATAAGGAAGACATAAGAATAAACTGGAACACAAAATTAATTGTTAAGTATAGGCTACGAGGATTACTCAAACATAGGTATGAAAATAGCCCTTTTAAAGCAATTAATGATTTGTATCCAAATCAGTTCAAAGAATGGGAATTTGGTATGACTCCTTTAAATTTTTGGACTAAAGAAAAAGCATTAACAATTTTGAAATGGATTATTGAGGAAAAAGAGGGCCTTTCACAAGAAAAAATCTTAGGAGTATACGGGAAAAAATGGTTGGAAAAAAATAAGCTTAGTGCACCTCTGGCTATGTATTGGAATAGTAGCCCGTATGCAATGATTAATGATCTTTATCCAAGGCGTTTTAAAGAATGGGAATTTGGTATGACTCCTAATAACTTCTGGACTAAAGAAAAAGCATTAGAAGCATTGAAATGGACCATTGAAGAAAAAGAGAGATTAACTCCTAAACAATTGCTTGATATATACAATATAAAATGGTTAAAAACCCATGGATTAGCATCAGTATGTCAACTGTTTTGGGGGAATAGTCCGTTTAGAATGATTAATGATTTGTATAGAGACCGTTTTAAAGAATGGGAGTTTAGAGTTACTCCTGTTGGATATTGGTCTAAACGTAAAGCATTGGAGGCGTTAAGGTGGACTATTGAAGAGAAAGAAAAATTGGATGAAAAACAGCTATTAAAAGTATTTAATCAAAAATGGCTAATAAAACAAAAATTATGGACACCGTTAAAACGATATTGGAAAGGAAGTCCATATGAAATGCTTATTGCCCTATATCCAAATCGTTTCTCAAAAAATATGTTAAAAGGATATATGTGA
- a CDS encoding peptide MFS transporter codes for MEKLSKSDIIRTVPQSGFFGHPKGLFTLFFTEFWERFSYYGMRAILLYYMYYSISQGGLGMDHATAASIMAIYGSLVYMSGIIGGWIADRLLGSSRTIFWGGVLIMIGHLILALPGTISTLFISMVFLVLGTGLLKPNVSSIVGDLYSETDTRRDSGFSIFYMGINLGALLSPFIIGTLGQKYNFHLGFGVAAIGMLLGLIIFVLTKKKNLGLAGTQVPNPLTDIERKKVIIQFSIGTLAIVLFCILTIPTGILTINRFTLLVSILGILIPTCYFIFMYRSPKTTKIEKSRLIAYIPLFIAATMFWAIQEQGAIILASYADQRTQLKLAGVELQSSWFQSLNPIYIVLLAPVFAWLWVKLNSRQPSTANKFAIGLLFAGLSFLVMIIPAYIHGTESLVSPMWLAISFLLVVIGELCLSPVGLSITTKLAPAAFSAQTMSLWFLTSAAAQAINAQLVRLYNPETEIIYFGAIGGLSIILSVVLYFMAPKIQVLMKGIK; via the coding sequence ATGGAGAAGCTTAGTAAAAGTGATATTATTCGTACTGTTCCGCAAAGCGGTTTTTTCGGACACCCTAAGGGGCTGTTTACCCTATTCTTTACAGAGTTTTGGGAGCGATTCTCTTACTATGGGATGAGAGCAATATTACTTTACTATATGTATTATTCAATCTCACAAGGTGGTTTAGGGATGGATCATGCGACCGCAGCGTCAATTATGGCCATCTATGGATCTCTCGTTTACATGTCTGGCATTATTGGTGGCTGGATTGCAGATCGTCTATTAGGTTCAAGTAGAACGATTTTTTGGGGTGGAGTTTTAATTATGATAGGTCACCTGATTTTAGCACTACCAGGAACTATAAGTACTTTATTCATATCTATGGTGTTTTTAGTACTTGGTACAGGTTTATTAAAACCTAATGTATCTAGCATTGTTGGTGATTTATATAGTGAGACAGATACTCGACGTGACTCAGGTTTCAGTATTTTCTATATGGGTATTAATTTAGGAGCTCTTTTATCTCCTTTTATTATAGGGACACTTGGTCAAAAGTATAACTTCCACCTAGGTTTTGGTGTTGCTGCAATTGGTATGCTATTAGGCTTAATTATTTTTGTTCTTACAAAAAAGAAAAATCTTGGTTTAGCAGGAACACAAGTACCAAATCCTTTAACAGACATCGAAAGAAAAAAAGTTATTATACAGTTTAGTATTGGTACATTAGCTATAGTACTATTTTGTATTTTAACGATACCAACAGGTATTTTAACTATTAATCGATTCACTTTATTAGTAAGTATCTTAGGTATTCTCATTCCAACTTGTTACTTTATTTTTATGTATCGTAGCCCGAAAACTACAAAAATTGAAAAGTCTCGTTTAATTGCTTACATACCATTATTTATCGCTGCTACAATGTTTTGGGCCATTCAAGAACAAGGTGCTATCATTTTAGCTTCATATGCTGATCAGCGTACTCAATTAAAGTTGGCCGGGGTGGAACTTCAATCTTCATGGTTTCAATCATTAAACCCTATTTATATTGTTTTGTTAGCACCGGTATTCGCTTGGTTATGGGTAAAGCTTAATTCACGTCAACCAAGTACGGCTAATAAATTTGCTATTGGTTTATTATTTGCTGGTTTATCTTTCTTAGTTATGATTATCCCTGCATATATCCATGGTACAGAATCCCTTGTAAGCCCTATGTGGTTAGCGATTAGCTTCCTATTAGTAGTAATCGGGGAACTTTGTTTATCACCTGTAGGTTTATCAATTACAACCAAATTAGCACCAGCTGCCTTCTCTGCTCAAACGATGAGTCTGTGGTTCTTAACTAGTGCGGCTGCACAAGCTATAAATGCTCAACTAGTTCGATTATATAATCCTGAAACAGAAATTATTTATTTCGGTGCAATTGGTGGCCTTTCAATCATTTTAAGTGTAGTTTTATATTTTATGGCCCCAAAGATTCAGGTTTTAATGAAAGGCATAAAATAA
- a CDS encoding CPBP family intramembrane glutamic endopeptidase, whose translation MNGDAKLKKPVVSFILLTNIIFWPLFLLVGIIKLLDFPFWIFDVVLCISAWSSTFAFILLFKKLYPGQSFIQFVKDRFKNKIKLPIVLTVSTIQVIIFLTMLFLVSINSEADSIFNRTSWGVLIYYFIKTIVSGPLGEELGWRGFALMELQKKYSPLKSSIIIGFWWGMWHLPIWFTTGFTGFNLIKYILFFMIAIISTTIIMTTFYNLNRNLIIPIITHFFFNFFIGILNGQLIELIMYNAIFYFIVAVLIIVVNPNKVLYGNKTYKYTNEDHDLS comes from the coding sequence GTGAATGGAGATGCAAAACTAAAAAAACCAGTGGTAAGTTTTATTTTATTAACCAACATTATTTTTTGGCCATTGTTTCTTCTTGTAGGAATTATAAAGTTATTAGATTTTCCATTTTGGATTTTTGATGTAGTGCTATGTATATCAGCTTGGTCTTCCACCTTTGCTTTTATCTTGCTATTTAAGAAACTCTATCCTGGTCAGAGTTTCATTCAATTCGTAAAAGATAGATTTAAAAATAAAATTAAGTTACCTATAGTTCTTACTGTAAGTACGATTCAAGTAATTATATTTTTGACGATGTTGTTTCTCGTGTCAATTAACAGTGAAGCAGATTCAATTTTTAATAGAACTTCATGGGGTGTGTTAATTTATTACTTTATTAAAACTATTGTGTCCGGACCTTTAGGAGAAGAACTAGGTTGGAGAGGTTTTGCACTAATGGAACTTCAAAAAAAGTATTCTCCATTAAAATCTTCAATAATTATCGGGTTTTGGTGGGGAATGTGGCATTTGCCTATATGGTTTACTACAGGTTTTACAGGCTTTAATTTAATCAAATATATTTTATTTTTTATGATTGCAATTATATCTACTACTATAATCATGACAACATTTTATAATTTAAATCGCAATTTGATTATTCCAATTATCACCCACTTTTTCTTTAATTTTTTTATAGGCATATTAAATGGTCAATTAATTGAATTAATCATGTACAATGCAATTTTTTATTTTATAGTTGCGGTTTTAATCATTGTTGTAAATCCAAATAAAGTGTTATACGGAAACAAAACATATAAATATACCAATGAAGATCATGACTTGAGTTAG
- a CDS encoding peptidylprolyl isomerase → MNKRHMFIGAAMSSILLLSACGNSDTLVTSKSGNLTQEEFNKKLKETAGKPVLQQVMLDKILLDKYKVSDDEAKKKVEELKKQMGDNFKAYLTQAGAKDEEELKTKIKTQIAFEKAVKASVTEKEMKDYYKPKLKASHILVKDEKAAKEIKEKLNNGEDFAALAKQYSEDPGSKEKGGELPEFGPGEMDSKFEEAAYKLEAGQVSDPIKSSYGYHIIKLTEKKELKPFDEEKDNIRKELEQKRSQDQQWQQQFFKDLFKKADIKITDKDLKDTFKEFEK, encoded by the coding sequence TTGAATAAACGACATATGTTTATAGGTGCTGCAATGAGCAGTATTTTATTATTATCTGCATGTGGTAATTCAGATACTCTTGTTACATCTAAATCAGGAAATTTAACACAAGAAGAATTTAATAAAAAGTTAAAAGAGACAGCAGGAAAACCTGTTTTACAACAAGTAATGTTAGACAAGATTTTATTAGATAAATATAAAGTTTCAGACGATGAAGCGAAGAAAAAGGTTGAAGAATTAAAAAAACAAATGGGCGATAATTTTAAAGCCTATTTAACACAAGCTGGTGCTAAAGATGAAGAGGAACTTAAAACGAAAATAAAAACGCAAATAGCCTTTGAAAAAGCTGTTAAAGCTTCAGTTACGGAAAAAGAAATGAAAGATTACTATAAACCAAAATTAAAGGCAAGTCATATTTTGGTAAAAGATGAGAAAGCAGCGAAAGAAATAAAAGAAAAACTAAATAATGGAGAAGATTTTGCAGCATTAGCAAAACAATATTCAGAAGATCCAGGTTCAAAAGAAAAAGGTGGAGAATTACCTGAGTTTGGTCCAGGTGAAATGGATTCTAAATTTGAAGAAGCTGCTTATAAATTAGAAGCTGGACAAGTAAGTGATCCAATAAAATCTTCTTATGGTTACCATATTATTAAATTAACAGAGAAAAAAGAGTTAAAACCTTTTGATGAAGAAAAAGATAATATTCGTAAGGAATTGGAACAGAAGCGTTCACAAGATCAACAATGGCAACAACAATTCTTTAAAGATTTATTCAAGAAAGCAGATATAAAAATAACAGATAAAGATTTAAAAGATACTTTTAAAGAATTTGAAAAGTAA
- the mmuM gene encoding homocysteine S-methyltransferase yields MSNKINPIDDILSQHSIMLLDGALATELEAHGCNLGNPLWSSSVLLENPELIYQVHSDYFRAGADCAITASYQATISGFSTRGIQEQEALELIKKTVLLARRARDDFWKENKQTNRPKPLVVASVGPYGAYLADGSEYVGNYGVTDKTLADFHRSRMSALIEAGADLLAFETIPSLQEARVLDTLLREFPETYAWLSFSLKNEKEISEGMKLVECARAFEKSEQIVAIGINCAPVTVVTGAIQELRANTKKPIIVYPNSGETYNPETKTWHDHEQCNALDIQSEEWYQAGARLIGGCCRTTPYHIERISNKWRSSEFFYSNEAK; encoded by the coding sequence ATGTCGAACAAAATCAACCCAATTGATGATATTTTATCCCAACATTCCATTATGCTTCTTGACGGAGCATTAGCTACAGAATTGGAGGCGCATGGATGTAATTTGGGCAATCCCCTTTGGTCGTCAAGTGTGTTACTAGAAAATCCGGAACTAATTTATCAGGTTCATTCAGACTATTTTCGTGCTGGAGCGGACTGTGCCATAACAGCAAGCTATCAAGCTACTATTAGTGGTTTTTCCACGCGTGGAATACAAGAACAGGAAGCTTTGGAATTAATTAAGAAAACGGTGTTACTTGCAAGAAGGGCAAGAGATGATTTTTGGAAGGAAAATAAGCAAACGAATAGGCCTAAACCATTGGTTGTTGCATCAGTTGGGCCGTACGGGGCTTACCTTGCAGATGGTTCAGAGTATGTAGGCAACTATGGTGTGACAGATAAAACATTAGCAGACTTTCACCGTTCGAGAATGTCTGCGTTAATCGAAGCAGGTGCAGATCTATTGGCATTTGAAACGATCCCTTCCCTGCAAGAAGCAAGAGTATTAGATACATTATTGCGTGAGTTTCCAGAAACATATGCGTGGCTTTCCTTTTCGCTAAAAAATGAGAAAGAGATTAGTGAAGGTATGAAACTCGTGGAGTGTGCACGAGCTTTTGAGAAAAGTGAACAAATTGTAGCGATAGGTATCAATTGTGCGCCAGTAACTGTTGTGACTGGTGCAATCCAAGAGTTGAGGGCAAACACCAAAAAACCGATTATTGTTTATCCAAACTCTGGTGAAACTTATAATCCAGAAACAAAAACATGGCATGATCATGAACAATGTAACGCGTTGGATATTCAATCTGAAGAATGGTACCAAGCAGGTGCACGTTTAATAGGTGGATGCTGCAGAACGACACCTTATCACATTGAGCGGATATCGAACAAGTGGCGTTCTTCCGAGTTTTTCTATTCGAACGAAGCAAAATAG
- the mmuP gene encoding S-methylmethionine permease, whose translation MENKNGQGFQRKMQARHLVMLSLGGVIGTGLFLSPGYTIQQVGPFGTILSYLIGALVVYLVMLCLGELSVHMPETGAFHSYAVKYIGPGTGYTVAWLYWLTWTVALGSEFTAAGLLMKRWFPSINVWVWSALFAILIFVINVLTVKFFAESEFWFSSIKVIAIVIFIVLGVAAMLGFLPMTHSKAAPFFSNYTSGGLFPHGATAIIMTMLAVNFSFSGTELIGIAAGETANPEKMIPKAIRTTLWRLIIFFVGTIVVLSALLPISNAGVLESPFVAVLERIGVPYSADIMNFVILTAILSAANSGLYASSRMLWSLANKNMISPIFGKMTKQGVPINAVIFSMVGGALALLSSIVAPDTVYIVLVSISGLAVVVVWMSISASQFLFRRQFLKEGNSEKDLIYRTPLYPLVPIASFILCLASCIGIAFDPTQRIAIYCGIPFILFCYGSYYLTKNLKKKGVDYVEQNQPN comes from the coding sequence ATGGAGAACAAAAATGGGCAAGGATTTCAAAGGAAAATGCAAGCACGTCATTTAGTCATGCTATCACTTGGTGGCGTGATTGGAACTGGCTTATTCTTAAGCCCAGGTTACACTATTCAACAAGTTGGCCCATTTGGAACAATTCTATCCTATCTGATTGGTGCGCTAGTGGTTTATCTAGTTATGCTATGTTTAGGAGAGCTTTCCGTACATATGCCTGAAACGGGCGCATTTCATAGTTATGCAGTTAAATACATTGGACCGGGTACAGGGTATACAGTAGCCTGGTTGTACTGGTTAACTTGGACTGTTGCTTTAGGTTCTGAATTTACAGCCGCAGGATTACTTATGAAGCGATGGTTTCCATCGATTAATGTTTGGGTATGGAGTGCTCTTTTTGCCATCTTGATCTTTGTAATAAATGTCCTGACTGTTAAATTTTTCGCCGAATCCGAATTTTGGTTTTCATCGATAAAGGTTATAGCTATTGTGATTTTTATTGTTTTAGGAGTAGCGGCAATGCTAGGGTTTCTTCCGATGACTCATTCAAAAGCAGCACCATTCTTTTCTAATTATACAAGTGGAGGTTTATTTCCCCATGGTGCTACGGCCATTATAATGACCATGCTTGCGGTTAATTTTTCTTTTTCGGGAACAGAATTAATAGGCATTGCAGCTGGAGAAACAGCGAACCCGGAAAAAATGATACCGAAGGCCATTCGAACTACTCTGTGGAGATTGATCATCTTTTTTGTAGGAACGATTGTTGTTTTATCTGCGTTATTGCCTATTTCCAATGCAGGGGTATTAGAGAGCCCTTTTGTTGCAGTACTAGAACGAATTGGGGTGCCATATTCAGCTGACATAATGAATTTCGTTATCTTAACAGCCATTTTATCTGCGGCAAACTCAGGCCTTTATGCCTCTTCTAGAATGCTTTGGTCGCTTGCTAATAAGAATATGATATCCCCGATTTTTGGAAAAATGACGAAGCAAGGTGTTCCAATCAACGCCGTCATTTTCAGCATGGTGGGTGGAGCTTTGGCTTTGCTCTCAAGTATTGTGGCACCAGATACTGTCTATATCGTACTTGTTTCCATTTCCGGTCTAGCAGTAGTTGTAGTTTGGATGAGTATTAGTGCTTCCCAGTTCCTATTTCGCAGACAATTTTTGAAAGAAGGAAATTCTGAAAAGGACTTGATTTATCGCACACCACTATATCCATTAGTACCAATTGCTTCTTTTATCCTTTGTCTGGCATCGTGTATTGGAATTGCATTCGATCCAACACAGAGAATTGCCATATATTGCGGCATACCGTTTATTTTGTTTTGCTATGGAAGTTATTATCTAACAAAAAATCTAAAAAAGAAGGGCGTAGATTATGTCGAACAAAATCAACCCAATTGA
- a CDS encoding IS4 family transposase, with protein MNMHQKQELSLFAEELYRYMSPATLNQLAIEAGGMKRKRKCHGHHFLSLCVWLNQQIATTSLTQLCNQLETSTGILLSPEGLNRRFNSASVAFFRNVFTTLLQAKIGGSSTISHSLSAYFERIRILDSTTFQVPDRFAATYPGAGGCSHTAGVKIQLEYDLLSGEFSDVKIGPGKRSDQAYGANRMDMTQKNELYIRDLGYFRLQDFKSSQDKEGYYLSHLKLPTKIYRKEFETVVFKTKPAQLRPVYIQIHLEDIMNQLQPGQVYELHDVYVGSKDKLPTRIVVYRCTEEQKQKRLHDRAIREKKKGITYTERTKLLQGITVYMTNIPTEWVPKEKIYDLYSLRWQIELLFKIWKSWFQIHRCKSIKQERLECQLYGQLISILLCSSTMFKKRELLLRKKQKELSEYKAMYIIKDYFLLFHQALHKNTQELSKILLRLFNLLQRNGRKSHRYEKKTVFDILGVVYEYTTSADQVA; from the coding sequence ATGAATATGCATCAAAAACAAGAGCTGTCTTTATTTGCCGAAGAGTTATATCGATATATGTCTCCCGCTACACTTAATCAATTAGCTATAGAAGCAGGTGGAATGAAACGAAAACGTAAGTGCCATGGGCACCATTTTTTATCTTTGTGTGTATGGTTAAATCAACAAATCGCTACAACCTCTCTTACTCAACTTTGTAATCAATTAGAAACTTCAACAGGAATTTTATTAAGTCCTGAGGGACTGAATCGACGATTTAACTCGGCTTCTGTAGCCTTCTTTCGAAATGTATTTACTACACTTCTACAAGCTAAAATTGGAGGATCATCTACAATTTCTCATTCTCTTTCTGCTTACTTTGAGCGGATTCGCATCCTTGATTCTACAACCTTTCAAGTTCCAGATCGATTCGCAGCTACTTATCCTGGTGCCGGAGGCTGTAGTCATACAGCTGGTGTGAAAATTCAATTAGAGTATGACTTATTGAGTGGAGAGTTTTCTGATGTGAAAATTGGACCAGGAAAACGAAGTGATCAGGCATATGGGGCGAATCGAATGGACATGACACAAAAGAATGAACTATATATTCGTGACTTAGGGTATTTTCGTTTACAAGACTTTAAATCGAGCCAAGATAAGGAAGGGTATTATTTATCACATCTTAAATTACCAACTAAAATATATAGAAAAGAATTCGAAACAGTGGTATTTAAAACAAAACCTGCTCAATTGAGACCGGTATATATACAAATTCATTTGGAAGACATCATGAACCAATTACAACCTGGCCAAGTGTATGAATTACACGATGTATATGTAGGGAGCAAAGACAAACTACCCACTCGCATTGTGGTTTATAGATGTACAGAGGAGCAAAAACAGAAACGTCTACATGATCGAGCTATTCGTGAAAAGAAAAAAGGGATTACATATACTGAGCGTACGAAACTTTTACAAGGAATTACGGTATATATGACAAACATTCCTACGGAATGGGTACCGAAAGAGAAAATCTATGATTTATATTCACTGCGTTGGCAAATTGAGCTGTTATTTAAAATATGGAAATCTTGGTTTCAAATTCATCGTTGTAAATCTATTAAACAAGAGCGATTAGAATGCCAACTTTATGGACAACTCATTAGTATCCTATTATGTTCTTCTACTATGTTTAAAAAGAGAGAACTCCTGTTACGTAAGAAACAGAAAGAACTAAGTGAATATAAAGCGATGTACATAATTAAAGATTATTTCTTACTTTTTCATCAAGCACTACATAAAAACACCCAAGAATTATCAAAGATTCTCCTTCGTCTGTTTAACCTCCTACAGCGAAACGGACGAAAATCTCACAGATATGAGAAAAAAACAGTCTTTGATATTTTAGGTGTTGTGTATGAGTATACCACTTCTGCCGATCAGGTAGCATAG
- a CDS encoding arylamine N-acetyltransferase family protein, giving the protein MLTELQKKFFSKLKIKQKENVEFEDLHAILLQMGHLLPYENIDIMEGNMQDFSRNNIEEKLLLKNRGGLCYEINSLLYYFLCDCGFTVYRVAGTLYDSKIRKWSPDDGHVLIVLQHKNENYIIDAGFAAYLPLHPVPFDGDSVTSVTGEYRIRKKNTEKGTYVFEMKKGENGETSHFLDSDLTDTWSIGYAFYLDTINEKKVNDIQNMVIEHPESPVNKGTIICKLIEHGHIALTTQSFTETQHGNKSKREITEKQYYQILKDKFNIF; this is encoded by the coding sequence ATGTTAACTGAATTGCAAAAAAAATTTTTCTCAAAATTAAAAATTAAGCAAAAAGAAAATGTAGAATTTGAAGATTTGCATGCAATTCTTTTACAAATGGGGCACTTATTACCGTATGAAAACATAGACATCATGGAAGGAAACATGCAAGATTTTTCTAGGAATAATATTGAAGAAAAACTCCTTTTAAAGAATCGTGGTGGATTATGCTATGAGATTAATTCTTTATTATATTATTTTTTGTGCGATTGTGGATTTACTGTGTATCGAGTAGCTGGAACTCTATATGATTCAAAAATAAGAAAATGGAGCCCTGATGATGGACATGTACTTATCGTTTTACAGCACAAAAATGAAAACTATATAATAGATGCTGGTTTTGCAGCCTATCTTCCTTTACATCCTGTTCCTTTTGATGGTGACAGTGTAACTTCTGTGACGGGGGAATATCGTATTCGTAAAAAAAACACAGAGAAAGGGACCTATGTATTTGAAATGAAAAAAGGAGAGAATGGAGAAACTTCTCATTTTCTTGATTCAGATCTTACTGATACCTGGTCGATTGGTTACGCTTTTTATCTAGACACAATTAATGAAAAGAAAGTTAATGATATACAAAATATGGTTATAGAGCATCCAGAATCACCAGTAAATAAGGGGACTATTATTTGCAAACTAATTGAACACGGTCATATTGCACTTACTACGCAAAGTTTTACAGAAACACAACATGGAAATAAATCTAAAAGGGAAATAACAGAGAAACAATACTATCAGATACTTAAAGATAAATTTAATATTTTTTAG
- the splB gene encoding spore photoproduct lyase has protein sequence MNKPFMPKLVYFEPKALDYPLGKDLFEKFSKMDVEIRHTTSHNQVRDLPGDNDFQKYRVAKSTLVVGVRKTLKFDTSKPSAEYAIPFATGCMGHCHYCYLQTTMGSKPYIRTYVNVEEILDAADKYMKERAPEITRFEASCTSDIVGIDYLTHTLKRAIEHFGESEYGKLRFVTKFHHVDHLLDAKHNGKTRFRFSVNADYVIKNFEPGTSPLAKRIEAAGKVARAGYPLGFIVAPIYLHEGWQDGYYHMFERLNAELPLDALDDITFEFIQHRFTKPAKRVIEKNYPMTKLELDEEKRRYKWGKYGIGKYIYQKEEEEDIKNHLYSYMKQFFPNAKLEYFT, from the coding sequence ATGAATAAGCCATTTATGCCTAAGCTCGTATATTTTGAACCTAAAGCATTAGATTATCCTTTGGGGAAAGATCTGTTTGAGAAATTTTCAAAGATGGATGTTGAAATTCGACATACTACTTCCCATAATCAAGTAAGAGATTTGCCAGGCGATAATGATTTCCAAAAGTATCGAGTAGCAAAATCTACGCTTGTTGTTGGTGTTAGAAAAACACTGAAATTTGATACTTCCAAGCCTTCAGCAGAGTATGCAATTCCTTTTGCAACGGGATGTATGGGACATTGTCATTATTGTTATTTGCAAACAACGATGGGAAGTAAGCCTTATATACGAACGTATGTAAATGTTGAAGAAATTTTAGATGCTGCTGACAAATATATGAAGGAGCGTGCACCTGAAATAACAAGATTTGAAGCGTCGTGTACTTCAGATATTGTAGGAATCGATTATTTAACGCATACCCTAAAAAGGGCTATTGAGCATTTTGGAGAATCTGAATATGGGAAATTGAGATTTGTTACGAAATTTCACCATGTAGATCATTTACTTGATGCTAAACATAATGGAAAAACAAGATTTCGCTTTAGTGTAAACGCTGATTATGTAATTAAAAACTTTGAGCCAGGAACATCTCCCCTAGCAAAACGAATTGAGGCAGCAGGAAAAGTAGCTAGAGCAGGATATCCACTTGGTTTCATTGTAGCGCCTATATATCTTCATGAAGGCTGGCAGGATGGATACTATCATATGTTTGAACGTCTAAATGCTGAATTACCTCTTGACGCTCTGGATGATATTACATTTGAATTTATTCAACATCGTTTTACAAAGCCAGCTAAGAGAGTGATTGAAAAAAACTATCCGATGACAAAATTAGAATTAGATGAAGAGAAAAGAAGATATAAATGGGGGAAATATGGAATTGGAAAATACATTTATCAAAAAGAAGAAGAAGAGGATATAAAAAATCATCTGTATTCTTATATGAAACAGTTCTTTCCTAATGCAAAGTTAGAATATTTTACATAA
- a CDS encoding transcriptional regulator SplA domain-containing protein, with amino-acid sequence MEFSSESNTYHAGDIVYIFYRNPHTQDVANIQAAAVVNNPERPNELALFLYETYYPLTNEMAVYATEDEANQAYTYYYGDISEGMLE; translated from the coding sequence ATGGAATTTTCTTCTGAAAGTAATACGTATCATGCTGGTGACATTGTCTATATTTTTTACAGAAATCCTCATACTCAAGACGTAGCTAATATACAAGCTGCAGCAGTTGTAAATAATCCTGAAAGGCCTAATGAATTAGCACTGTTTCTTTACGAAACGTATTATCCACTAACAAATGAGATGGCTGTATATGCTACCGAAGATGAGGCAAACCAAGCGTACACTTACTATTATGGTGATATTTCAGAGGGGATGTTGGAATGA
- a CDS encoding carboxymuconolactone decarboxylase family protein: MEHKGRNSTEDALLQYKYGLGVFAEKMPKLAEQFNSFTEECFKEGALAKKQKQLIALGISLYSQDEYCIIYHTKGCIDQGASEQEILESIGVTAAFGCGPTMSQAVTLVQKCIEELKNIN; the protein is encoded by the coding sequence ATGGAACATAAAGGTAGAAATTCAACAGAAGATGCACTACTTCAGTATAAATATGGTTTGGGAGTATTTGCTGAGAAGATGCCGAAGCTTGCTGAACAATTTAATTCATTTACGGAAGAGTGCTTTAAAGAGGGTGCACTAGCAAAAAAGCAAAAACAATTGATTGCATTAGGTATTAGTCTTTATTCTCAGGATGAGTATTGTATTATATATCATACAAAGGGATGTATCGATCAAGGAGCTTCTGAACAAGAAATCCTAGAAAGCATTGGTGTAACTGCAGCATTTGGCTGTGGTCCTACTATGAGTCAAGCAGTCACACTTGTTCAAAAATGTATAGAAGAATTAAAGAACATAAATTAA